From the genome of Candidatus Electrothrix communis, one region includes:
- a CDS encoding BLUF domain-containing protein, with protein sequence MHLIIYVSDYTGNPKDIGRDLIKIHKSSAQNNPGLDITGVLFYHNGNFLQVLEGMREDLEKLMTALENDPRHARITRIVDTEVTKRGFPDWQMDVFNLDTDAVLKRRDLIVYEEMFSTQCSMDAALFINMLKLLYEDAKLYKIITE encoded by the coding sequence ATGCATCTGATAATCTACGTAAGTGACTATACCGGGAATCCCAAGGATATTGGAAGAGATCTTATAAAGATCCACAAATCATCCGCCCAAAACAACCCTGGCCTCGACATTACCGGTGTGCTGTTCTATCATAACGGTAATTTTCTCCAGGTTCTCGAAGGCATGCGAGAGGACTTGGAAAAACTTATGACAGCTCTTGAAAATGATCCCCGCCATGCACGAATTACCCGGATTGTTGATACAGAGGTAACAAAAAGAGGGTTCCCGGACTGGCAGATGGATGTCTTCAATCTGGATACTGACGCAGTTCTCAAACGCAGAGACCTGATCGTATATGAGGAAATGTTTTCCACGCAATGCAGCATGGATGCTGCCCTGTTTATAAATATGCTGAAATTGCTCTATGAAGACGCTAAACTGTACAAAATAATTACTGAGTAA
- the wrbA gene encoding NAD(P)H:quinone oxidoreductase yields the protein MNVLVVYYSMYGHVYKLAQAAAEGAQAVESVEVAIRRVPETLPEEVIEKMGADHAQNEQKDVPVCTVEELGEADAIIFGTPTRFGNMCGQMRQFLDATGQLWMNGALVGKAGSVMTSTNTQHGGQESTLLSFHITLLHHGMVIVGLPYAFQGQMTMDEISGCSPYGASVIAGSDGSRLPSENELAGARFQGEHVAKIAQKLVA from the coding sequence ATGAATGTGTTGGTCGTTTACTACTCAATGTACGGACATGTCTATAAACTGGCGCAGGCCGCTGCTGAAGGAGCACAGGCCGTAGAGTCGGTGGAAGTCGCCATTCGCCGAGTTCCCGAGACCCTGCCTGAAGAAGTTATAGAGAAGATGGGCGCTGATCACGCCCAGAATGAACAGAAAGATGTACCTGTTTGCACTGTAGAGGAGCTAGGAGAGGCTGATGCGATTATTTTCGGAACCCCAACCCGCTTCGGCAATATGTGCGGACAGATGCGGCAGTTTCTTGACGCAACCGGACAGCTCTGGATGAACGGTGCCTTGGTGGGCAAGGCGGGAAGTGTAATGACCAGCACAAACACCCAGCACGGCGGGCAGGAATCCACTCTGCTCAGTTTCCATATAACGTTACTACATCATGGCATGGTCATTGTCGGCCTGCCCTATGCATTCCAGGGACAAATGACCATGGACGAGATCAGCGGCTGTTCCCCCTACGGTGCCTCCGTTATTGCTGGGAGTGACGGCAGTCGCCTTCCCAGTGAGAATGAACTTGCCGGTGCCCGTTTCCAGGGTGAGCATGTTGCCAAGATTGCCCAAAAACTAGTGGCGTGA
- a CDS encoding radical SAM protein — protein sequence MTADVTARTVDFKAGERNVFFHLLTACNLSCQHCYINPPQHGTVTLPTEKVLKWLRLFARPEQQSNLILLGGEPTLHPELALIIRAAKSLRYAVTVDSNGYLFHDLLERVRPTELDFLSFSLDGPDPAVNDPIRGEGVFAVCTENIRQAVERGFRTSLIYTVSSRNIDQLHRMPALLADLGVRRFFIQVIGLRGKPAVASAEGEQWQVDPAHWLEVVPEVARQAARAGIHVTYPKVFLGPEESFACAGRVAENYFIFPNGRVYRCPLCEDYPLHSLCVEEDRLVQREGLFEDRFFALDIPEGCVMNKLLQPDTLEYHPDGRAKHRISCCMLKQEILPLQ from the coding sequence ATGACCGCCGACGTGACAGCAAGGACGGTTGATTTCAAGGCCGGTGAACGCAATGTCTTTTTTCACCTGCTCACGGCCTGTAATCTCTCCTGTCAGCATTGCTATATCAATCCTCCCCAACACGGGACAGTAACCCTGCCCACCGAGAAGGTGCTCAAATGGCTGCGCCTCTTTGCCCGGCCTGAACAGCAAAGTAACCTGATCCTGCTCGGTGGTGAGCCCACCCTTCATCCTGAACTGGCTTTGATTATCCGTGCTGCAAAGTCTCTGCGCTATGCTGTGACGGTGGATTCCAACGGCTATCTTTTTCATGATCTCCTGGAACGGGTCCGACCGACAGAACTGGATTTTCTCAGCTTCAGTCTGGACGGACCTGATCCGGCGGTCAATGATCCCATCCGGGGAGAGGGCGTCTTTGCGGTCTGCACGGAAAATATCCGTCAAGCTGTGGAGCGTGGTTTTCGTACCAGCCTTATTTACACAGTTTCCTCCAGGAATATTGACCAGCTCCATCGGATGCCCGCCTTGCTGGCAGACCTCGGGGTTCGGCGTTTTTTTATCCAGGTGATCGGCCTGCGAGGAAAGCCCGCTGTTGCTTCAGCGGAAGGGGAGCAATGGCAGGTTGATCCCGCTCATTGGCTGGAAGTTGTGCCCGAGGTGGCGCGACAGGCTGCCCGAGCCGGTATCCATGTCACCTATCCTAAGGTCTTTCTTGGGCCGGAGGAATCCTTTGCCTGTGCCGGTCGGGTGGCGGAGAATTACTTCATCTTTCCCAACGGCAGGGTCTATCGCTGCCCGCTTTGCGAGGATTACCCGCTGCACAGTCTTTGTGTTGAGGAAGATCGGTTGGTTCAGCGGGAGGGCTTGTTTGAGGATCGTTTCTTTGCCCTGGATATACCGGAAGGTTGCGTGATGAATAAGCTCCTGCAGCCTGATACCCTTGAGTATCATCCTGATGGCAGGGCGAAGCATCGTATTTCCTGTTGTATGTTGAAGCAGGAAATCTTGCCGCTGCAATAA
- a CDS encoding bacteriohemerythrin: MEKDFNWLDEYGAELFEVNQHHERFSRIIEELSQADDKAIIRRLREEVHFQWNDAYNTGVNEIDSQHKHFLEIIENVARINTGASTCSVTARLLDEVLDYAQVHFQSEEQLMKQYGYPKLASHKKEHEVLTRELHRQVGLLKESNGSSAKMLYFLLQWFLKHTLYTDQEIGRYIQEQRRPFRYRFRQRFLRLKSLRFFRRRSRR; encoded by the coding sequence GTGGAAAAAGATTTCAACTGGCTTGATGAGTACGGTGCAGAGTTGTTTGAAGTGAATCAGCATCATGAAAGATTCTCTCGTATAATTGAGGAGCTGTCGCAAGCTGATGACAAGGCGATTATACGCAGGTTGCGTGAGGAAGTGCATTTTCAATGGAATGATGCGTATAATACCGGCGTTAACGAAATAGATTCGCAGCATAAACATTTCTTAGAGATTATAGAAAATGTTGCCAGGATAAATACTGGGGCGTCCACCTGTTCGGTGACAGCACGCCTGTTGGATGAAGTGCTCGATTACGCCCAGGTGCATTTTCAGAGCGAAGAACAGTTGATGAAGCAGTATGGATATCCGAAACTTGCGAGTCATAAGAAAGAGCACGAGGTCCTGACAAGGGAGTTGCATCGGCAGGTTGGTTTGCTGAAAGAATCAAATGGTTCAAGCGCCAAGATGCTCTATTTTCTTCTGCAATGGTTTCTTAAGCATACGCTGTACACCGATCAGGAGATCGGGCGTTATATTCAAGAACAGAGGCGGCCTTTTCGTTACCGATTCAGGCAGCGTTTTCTGCGCCTCAAGTCTCTTCGATTTTTTAGGCGCAGGTCCAGAAGATGA
- a CDS encoding tetratricopeptide repeat protein: protein MEDIQQIYTQAVAAHESGEVAEAIELYEKILGQFPDADVVLYNQGLALFESERYAEAVAVFSLAAEQRQDDADTWYNLGLALKQEQQYSEAMDAYKQALALQPDDPDILFNLANCCRESGDREEAAVSYARLLELEPDNVSALNNFAYLCHLRHDNAQAEQLYLRLLELQPDHPGTRHMLAALTGKFTDTPENAYVRDLFDQYSDSFEQSLVGKLEYRVPELLFDLVRRTQAAQGKDSEQPEQPYAHCLDLGCGTGLAGKLFTSCCQQISGVDLSEKMIVRAAEKGIYDRIVADDVVHFLCEDEEQYDLLVAADLFTYLADLEPLLRAAFQRTAPGGLFVFSTEHGEKNQWQVRQTGRFAHRPEYVVEVAQGCGWQLVTSEEADLRREEDAWIRGDLFVLIKEDAS from the coding sequence GTGGAAGATATACAACAAATATACACCCAGGCGGTTGCAGCCCATGAGAGCGGTGAGGTCGCTGAGGCTATAGAACTTTACGAAAAAATTCTTGGCCAATTCCCGGATGCGGATGTGGTGCTCTATAATCAGGGTTTAGCTCTGTTTGAATCGGAGCGTTATGCTGAGGCCGTCGCTGTCTTTTCCCTGGCAGCGGAACAGCGGCAGGATGATGCGGATACCTGGTATAATTTGGGACTGGCCCTGAAGCAGGAGCAGCAGTATTCCGAGGCGATGGATGCCTATAAGCAGGCCCTGGCTCTGCAACCGGATGACCCGGATATCCTGTTCAACCTTGCCAACTGCTGTCGCGAAAGCGGGGACAGGGAGGAGGCCGCTGTCTCTTATGCCCGGCTGCTTGAACTGGAGCCGGATAATGTCTCGGCCTTGAATAACTTTGCCTATCTCTGTCATCTGCGCCATGATAATGCCCAAGCGGAGCAGTTGTATCTGCGCCTTCTTGAGCTGCAACCTGATCATCCCGGTACTCGACATATGCTGGCCGCTTTGACCGGCAAGTTTACGGATACGCCGGAGAATGCCTATGTCCGCGACCTCTTTGATCAGTACAGCGACAGCTTTGAGCAGAGTCTGGTGGGAAAGCTGGAATATAGGGTACCGGAGCTGCTCTTTGATCTTGTCCGGCGTACCCAGGCAGCGCAGGGTAAAGATTCAGAACAGCCTGAACAACCCTATGCCCATTGTCTTGATCTCGGTTGCGGCACAGGGCTTGCTGGCAAGCTTTTCACGAGCTGTTGTCAGCAGATCAGCGGTGTGGATCTCTCGGAAAAGATGATTGTCCGGGCAGCAGAAAAGGGTATTTATGACCGGATTGTCGCCGATGATGTGGTGCATTTTCTTTGTGAGGATGAAGAGCAATACGACTTGCTGGTTGCTGCTGATCTGTTTACCTATCTGGCTGATCTGGAACCCTTGCTCCGTGCTGCTTTCCAGCGCACCGCACCGGGCGGGCTCTTTGTCTTTTCCACGGAGCATGGCGAGAAAAATCAGTGGCAGGTGCGACAGACCGGGCGTTTTGCCCATCGTCCTGAGTACGTGGTTGAGGTCGCGCAAGGTTGCGGCTGGCAGCTTGTCACCTCTGAGGAGGCGGACCTGCGCCGGGAGGAGGATGCCTGGATACGGGGTGATCTTTTTGTTTTGATTAAAGAGGATGCTTCCTGA
- a CDS encoding DUF4160 domain-containing protein — MLFMKPCEDIILYLHHYQDGTPHIHATYQGQESIITLPDGNLRQGELPEDKLRQIRAWIGTHRHEFMADREAIRFRSS; from the coding sequence ATGCTTTTCATGAAACCCTGTGAGGATATCATTCTGTACCTGCACCATTATCAGGATGGTACACCGCATATTCACGCAACATATCAGGGGCAGGAGTCGATCATCACCCTGCCTGACGGCAATCTCCGCCAAGGAGAACTGCCGGAGGATAAACTGCGGCAGATCCGGGCATGGATCGGGACGCATCGGCATGAATTCATGGCGGACCGGGAAGCGATCAGGTTCCGCTCGTCCTGA
- a CDS encoding nitrous oxide-stimulated promoter family protein — protein sequence MKNKKSGRMQREADTVAVMIRKYCQVNHDGGKDLCADCTELLNYAERSLANCPFQDGKTTCGNCKVHCYKPSMRERIREVMRTIGPRMILTNPIMALRHAVDGLRKEPVQKETEEK from the coding sequence ATGAAAAATAAAAAGTCAGGGCGAATGCAGCGCGAAGCCGATACAGTCGCGGTGATGATTCGAAAATACTGCCAGGTAAATCACGATGGCGGCAAGGACCTTTGTGCGGATTGCACTGAATTACTGAACTACGCAGAACGCAGTCTTGCCAACTGCCCTTTTCAGGATGGCAAAACAACCTGCGGCAACTGTAAGGTCCATTGCTATAAGCCGAGTATGCGGGAGAGGATCCGCGAGGTGATGCGGACCATCGGCCCCCGTATGATCCTGACTAACCCGATCATGGCCTTGCGACATGCTGTGGACGGGTTGCGCAAGGAACCGGTGCAGAAGGAAACAGAGGAGAAATGA
- a CDS encoding NAD(P)/FAD-dependent oxidoreductase produces MSDAIYDVVIIGAGPAGIQAAIHATRKKTNVLLLGRIENSAIYWAHVENYACISGVTDGKDLLEAGISQLERFGTDMRPDDVLKIAQGEDELFTLELESGDAVKSRTLIFAMGVSKNKLSVPGEKELGGMGVSYCVDCDANFYRGDTVMVVGNQSAAIDGALTLLDYAAKVYLVAEELQGSEAMLTKLHASDVELHSGDWVQEIIGQGKVEEVLLKSGKKIKADGVFIELGSKGALELATQVGVMLDTERFKYINVNRQQETNIAGIYAAGDIVGPPYQMAKAVGEGCVAGMEAAMFAKKKRQ; encoded by the coding sequence ATGTCGGATGCAATCTATGATGTTGTTATTATCGGCGCAGGCCCGGCAGGTATCCAGGCGGCCATTCATGCAACCAGAAAAAAAACCAATGTCCTCCTCCTGGGACGGATTGAAAACAGCGCCATCTATTGGGCGCATGTGGAAAATTATGCCTGCATCAGCGGCGTCACAGACGGCAAGGACTTGCTGGAAGCTGGCATAAGCCAGCTTGAGCGTTTCGGCACGGACATGCGACCCGATGATGTCCTGAAAATTGCCCAAGGAGAGGATGAACTCTTCACCCTGGAACTGGAAAGCGGCGATGCCGTCAAAAGCCGGACCCTGATTTTTGCAATGGGGGTTTCCAAGAACAAGCTTTCTGTGCCTGGAGAAAAAGAGCTTGGAGGGATGGGGGTCAGCTACTGTGTTGATTGCGATGCCAACTTCTACCGGGGCGACACCGTAATGGTGGTCGGTAATCAAAGCGCGGCCATTGACGGAGCCCTGACTCTGCTGGATTATGCGGCCAAGGTCTATCTGGTTGCGGAAGAGCTGCAAGGCTCCGAGGCCATGCTGACCAAACTCCATGCCAGCGATGTTGAGCTACACAGCGGTGATTGGGTGCAGGAGATCATCGGGCAAGGCAAGGTGGAAGAAGTCCTTCTGAAGAGCGGTAAAAAGATCAAGGCGGACGGGGTGTTCATCGAACTCGGTTCCAAGGGTGCGCTTGAGCTGGCTACCCAGGTCGGGGTGATGCTGGACACGGAACGATTCAAGTATATCAACGTCAATCGTCAGCAGGAAACAAACATTGCTGGTATCTATGCTGCCGGAGATATTGTCGGCCCTCCGTACCAGATGGCCAAGGCTGTGGGCGAAGGATGTGTGGCAGGTATGGAAGCGGCGATGTTTGCCAAGAAGAAACGGCAGTAG
- the tolQ gene encoding protein TolQ: MNLSVFSMMAHAGLVVKLVMLVLLIFSVLSWWIIITKYILFSRARYASEDFLADFWESKTLNNAYEAAQNFTLSPEASVFVSGFNELRKLSAARSERNKAETLQGKLASMENLKRAIRKAQLVETDRLERSLAFLATTGSATPFIGLFGTVWGILTSFQEIGAHGSASLAVVAPGIAEALVATAAGLAVAIPAVIFYNFYSNKLAGFESDIENFSFDFLNLVERDMLSRE, translated from the coding sequence GTGAATCTTTCTGTGTTCAGCATGATGGCGCATGCCGGTTTGGTGGTGAAGCTGGTTATGCTTGTCCTGCTCATTTTTTCTGTACTTTCTTGGTGGATTATTATTACCAAGTATATTTTGTTTTCAAGGGCCCGCTATGCATCGGAAGATTTTTTGGCGGACTTCTGGGAGTCCAAGACCCTGAATAATGCCTATGAGGCTGCGCAAAATTTTACGCTCAGTCCAGAGGCCTCCGTCTTTGTCTCGGGTTTTAACGAGCTGCGTAAGCTCAGTGCCGCCCGCAGCGAGCGGAACAAGGCGGAAACGCTGCAAGGTAAGTTGGCTTCTATGGAGAACCTGAAAAGGGCGATCCGCAAGGCCCAGTTAGTGGAAACTGATCGGCTGGAGCGTTCTCTTGCCTTTTTGGCCACAACAGGGAGTGCAACCCCCTTTATCGGTCTTTTCGGAACGGTGTGGGGTATCCTGACTTCATTTCAGGAGATCGGGGCGCACGGGTCAGCCTCTTTGGCAGTTGTTGCTCCGGGTATTGCCGAGGCCTTGGTCGCCACCGCAGCAGGATTGGCTGTGGCCATCCCGGCGGTTATTTTTTATAACTTTTATTCCAATAAATTGGCTGGTTTTGAATCGGATATTGAGAATTTTTCTTTTGATTTTTTAAATCTGGTTGAACGTGATATGCTGTCAAGAGAGTAG
- the tolR gene encoding protein TolR, with the protein MGPSGGRGRKGLVAEINVTPLVDVMLVLLIIFMVTAPMMTQGVDVDLPKTTSRALRQQEEPMVVEIDKEGKIHLGKIEVHLALMRQELEKMPQEKKKEPIYLRADEKISYGLVVKVMAQIKQAGFEKLGMVTQPDNKEK; encoded by the coding sequence ATGGGACCTTCCGGTGGGAGAGGCCGAAAAGGCCTGGTAGCGGAGATCAATGTGACCCCACTTGTGGATGTCATGTTGGTGCTGCTGATTATCTTTATGGTGACAGCCCCGATGATGACCCAGGGGGTGGATGTTGATTTACCGAAAACCACGTCGAGGGCCCTGCGCCAGCAGGAAGAACCTATGGTGGTGGAGATAGACAAGGAAGGGAAAATTCACCTGGGGAAAATAGAAGTGCATCTGGCTCTTATGCGGCAGGAACTGGAAAAAATGCCCCAGGAGAAAAAGAAAGAACCGATCTATCTGCGGGCGGATGAAAAGATTTCTTACGGTCTGGTGGTTAAGGTGATGGCCCAGATAAAGCAGGCCGGTTTTGAAAAGTTGGGTATGGTGACCCAGCCGGACAACAAGGAGAAATAA
- the tolA gene encoding cell envelope integrity protein TolA produces MKKTKNGLYIGDTWETFLAQRDRLPNWKIPLSIAAVLHLVVFTGAAVLPDVGKKFEPDNVITIDLLSLPSGGPAGVAAQPVAPRSKKQKAAPQQPKAAEAVEKVVQKAAQVKAEKTTELAAPEVEEVAEVAEPTQILPVVAPKKKLKVVTKIVPKSAAPPEPIAQAKSVSLHPLKRKKKIAEDIRLAEVKERVKREKQQAQQKLQQEREQLAASEKKRLVAEGKREKAAEQERKLATRKKKQQAAEKKKKQADQQRRKREISEAGRLARQAEQAAEQARLEAARARKEYASVAQAVSDLNTPLVSSDSGFSSGGYSEGYGGSSGRESGGYGGHGSERVNPAVLNQYAASLNGRISSHWQLPETVKTKPHLRTMVALTLRRDGFIKDMRIERESGDSFFDQSVIKALRNAAPFPGFPALMNQRTQEFVLNFTPQGLAL; encoded by the coding sequence GTGAAGAAGACAAAGAACGGCTTGTACATCGGTGATACTTGGGAGACGTTTCTGGCGCAGCGGGATCGCCTGCCCAACTGGAAAATTCCCCTGAGTATAGCGGCTGTTCTTCATCTTGTTGTTTTTACGGGTGCAGCTGTTCTCCCGGATGTCGGTAAAAAGTTTGAGCCGGATAATGTCATCACTATTGATCTGCTTTCCTTGCCTTCGGGTGGCCCGGCTGGGGTAGCTGCACAGCCGGTGGCGCCCCGCAGTAAGAAACAGAAGGCGGCTCCCCAACAGCCCAAGGCTGCTGAGGCTGTTGAGAAAGTTGTCCAGAAAGCTGCTCAGGTGAAGGCTGAAAAAACGACAGAGCTGGCCGCTCCTGAAGTTGAAGAGGTTGCGGAGGTGGCAGAACCAACCCAGATTCTTCCTGTTGTTGCACCGAAAAAAAAATTGAAAGTTGTGACGAAGATTGTACCCAAATCGGCAGCCCCTCCTGAGCCGATTGCTCAGGCCAAATCCGTATCACTTCACCCGTTAAAACGAAAGAAAAAGATCGCTGAAGATATTCGGCTGGCTGAGGTGAAGGAGCGAGTAAAACGAGAAAAACAGCAAGCGCAACAAAAACTCCAACAAGAGCGGGAGCAGCTTGCTGCCTCGGAAAAAAAACGCCTTGTTGCAGAGGGGAAGAGAGAAAAGGCTGCTGAGCAGGAAAGAAAGCTGGCTACCCGCAAGAAAAAGCAGCAGGCCGCAGAAAAGAAAAAGAAGCAGGCTGATCAGCAGCGAAGAAAGAGAGAAATCTCCGAAGCTGGGCGTTTGGCTCGGCAGGCAGAACAGGCTGCGGAACAGGCTCGTCTTGAAGCTGCCCGAGCGAGAAAGGAGTACGCTTCTGTGGCCCAGGCGGTTTCTGACCTCAATACCCCGTTGGTGTCCAGTGACTCCGGTTTTTCCTCAGGCGGGTATAGTGAAGGGTATGGCGGATCAAGCGGACGAGAGAGCGGTGGGTACGGAGGTCATGGGAGCGAGCGGGTGAATCCGGCCGTGCTCAATCAGTATGCCGCATCGCTGAACGGCCGGATAAGCAGCCATTGGCAGCTGCCTGAAACAGTCAAAACAAAGCCTCATCTCAGGACCATGGTGGCTCTGACCCTTCGTCGGGACGGTTTCATCAAGGATATGCGGATTGAGCGGGAATCCGGGGACAGTTTTTTTGATCAATCGGTGATCAAGGCTCTGCGGAACGCAGCACCTTTTCCTGGTTTTCCCGCTCTTATGAATCAGCGCACCCAGGAATTTGTGTTGAATTTCACCCCGCAAGGCCTGGCTCTATGA
- the tolB gene encoding Tol-Pal system beta propeller repeat protein TolB: protein MNLFQSLLRRCVIASLIMVNVFFFVSGASAERIYLDIASSGVRKLVVAVPSFVDASGDQNTATGRDLARLMEEGLRFHGFVRILDSHRYEGQRRPDWRGLGADYVVMGKYTLAGERMTVSGSLFDVVSGDTFSARNYKGNSGQREKIALRLVDAMVEEFTGEPGVAGSSIAFVSDKTGSKEVYIADVFGRHVRQITRHDHLCVSPRFTADGTRLAYTSYHRGNQDLYLTDLDQNKKTRTLSRRRGMNLAPAFSPDNRTAVVTLSKDGNPDLYLMDMEGNIIRRLTRRAGINVSPSFSPDGRAICFVSDRSGKPQVYIMDLQTMQVQRLTFKGRENVEPSWSPRGDKIVYTHLAEGRYHIYTIPVSGGSPTRITSGARSCESPTWSPDGRLIAFSQEVNGKVEIYVVQANGEGMRPLFALEGNQSYPRWSPRLY, encoded by the coding sequence ATGAACCTTTTTCAATCCCTGCTTCGTCGTTGTGTAATTGCTTCACTTATTATGGTGAATGTCTTTTTTTTCGTCTCCGGCGCTTCTGCGGAACGGATTTATCTGGATATTGCTAGCTCCGGGGTGCGCAAGCTCGTTGTTGCTGTCCCCTCTTTTGTCGATGCCTCAGGTGATCAGAATACAGCAACAGGTCGGGATCTTGCCCGGTTGATGGAGGAGGGGTTGCGGTTTCACGGATTTGTTCGGATCCTGGATTCCCATCGTTATGAAGGACAACGCAGGCCGGACTGGCGCGGGCTTGGTGCGGATTACGTTGTTATGGGTAAGTATACGCTGGCAGGAGAGCGGATGACCGTTTCCGGGAGTCTGTTTGATGTCGTGAGCGGTGATACGTTTTCTGCAAGAAATTATAAAGGAAATTCAGGGCAGCGAGAAAAAATAGCTTTGCGCCTTGTTGATGCGATGGTTGAGGAGTTTACTGGTGAGCCGGGAGTTGCCGGAAGTTCAATCGCCTTTGTTTCCGATAAAACCGGGAGCAAGGAGGTCTATATAGCAGATGTGTTTGGTAGGCATGTCCGTCAGATAACGCGACATGACCATCTCTGTGTCTCTCCACGCTTTACTGCGGACGGAACTCGACTTGCCTATACCTCCTACCACCGGGGCAATCAGGACCTTTATCTGACGGATCTGGACCAGAATAAAAAGACTCGTACGCTATCCAGGCGCAGAGGAATGAATCTGGCCCCTGCATTTTCACCGGATAACCGGACTGCTGTAGTCACTTTGAGTAAGGACGGTAATCCGGATCTCTATCTCATGGATATGGAAGGGAACATCATTAGGCGTCTGACAAGGCGAGCCGGGATCAATGTTTCGCCTTCGTTCTCCCCTGACGGCAGGGCCATATGCTTTGTTTCTGATCGGAGCGGTAAACCGCAGGTCTATATTATGGATCTACAAACCATGCAGGTGCAACGCCTAACCTTTAAGGGGAGAGAGAATGTTGAGCCTTCATGGTCACCTCGGGGAGATAAAATAGTCTATACCCACCTTGCCGAAGGGCGGTATCATATTTATACTATCCCTGTCAGTGGCGGGTCCCCTACTCGAATAACCTCAGGTGCCAGGAGTTGTGAATCACCGACCTGGTCTCCTGATGGCAGGTTGATAGCTTTTTCCCAGGAAGTAAATGGAAAAGTTGAGATTTACGTTGTTCAAGCCAACGGAGAGGGGATGCGTCCCCTGTTCGCCTTGGAGGGGAACCAGTCCTATCCGCGTTGGTCTCCTCGTTTGTATTGA
- a CDS encoding tetratricopeptide repeat protein, whose product MKKIKTIAFAGCSVLLLCQCASVDDVRRLNYQLRTMNQKVKDVESKTKNQVLKRTAESSSQLDTVAEETRELRTITEENLEAITRMREQDAQKITELEEALQQLRRENQQIRLESDEIRSENSQVRLESGQVQQENERLIHSLEGKINKLSGNIQRLSQARVYAAEKKARQAADRAEKAKRRAVVAAQTRPSEKTTLLPSNRKVRKNYGTVVDTVPQHQTQLRINQPIVNASRPTITPERQKRVVSSSRQQPRQHMQVQQVRQVQQEQQVEQVQEVQEVPIRQQSPVVEYPPQNPDMEGSLLEQGISQFKGKEYKTAYKIFEQVLAGRPASDQAAKTLYFMGECLFNLGEYDLAILDYQKVISNYSRNPHSSAALLRQGMSFEKLTDHETSKIIYTKLIADYPNSREAGVARQRLEGL is encoded by the coding sequence ATGAAAAAAATAAAAACTATTGCGTTTGCCGGTTGCTCGGTTCTCCTGCTCTGCCAATGCGCAAGTGTGGATGATGTGCGAAGGTTGAATTATCAGCTCCGCACCATGAATCAGAAAGTTAAAGATGTAGAATCAAAAACGAAAAATCAGGTATTGAAACGGACAGCCGAGTCTTCCAGTCAGCTGGACACTGTGGCCGAAGAAACTCGTGAGTTGCGGACAATAACCGAGGAAAATTTAGAAGCGATCACTCGGATGAGAGAGCAGGATGCGCAAAAGATTACGGAGCTTGAAGAGGCTTTGCAACAGCTGCGGCGAGAAAATCAGCAGATCCGCTTGGAAAGTGATGAGATTCGCTCGGAAAATAGTCAGGTTCGCTTGGAAAGCGGTCAGGTTCAACAAGAAAATGAACGGCTTATTCATTCGCTTGAAGGGAAAATTAATAAATTATCCGGTAATATACAGCGATTAAGTCAGGCTCGGGTGTACGCAGCAGAAAAAAAGGCGCGGCAGGCGGCTGATCGGGCGGAAAAGGCCAAGAGAAGGGCCGTGGTGGCGGCGCAAACCCGACCGAGCGAAAAGACAACCTTGCTGCCGAGTAATAGAAAGGTTCGGAAAAATTATGGGACAGTGGTCGATACCGTGCCGCAGCACCAAACCCAGTTGAGGATTAATCAGCCGATTGTTAATGCTTCTCGACCAACGATTACACCGGAGAGGCAAAAAAGAGTCGTGAGCTCGTCTCGCCAGCAGCCTCGCCAGCACATGCAGGTACAGCAGGTACGGCAGGTGCAACAGGAACAGCAAGTAGAACAGGTTCAAGAAGTACAAGAAGTACCCATTCGGCAGCAATCACCTGTTGTGGAATATCCGCCGCAGAACCCGGATATGGAAGGGAGTTTGCTTGAGCAGGGTATTTCTCAGTTTAAAGGCAAAGAGTACAAGACAGCGTATAAAATTTTCGAGCAGGTTCTTGCTGGTCGTCCTGCGAGTGATCAGGCCGCCAAAACCTTGTATTTTATGGGAGAGTGCCTTTTTAATCTGGGTGAGTATGATCTGGCCATTCTTGATTATCAAAAGGTGATCTCTAATTACAGTAGAAATCCACATAGTTCTGCGGCATTACTGCGCCAGGGGATGTCGTTTGAAAAATTGACCGACCATGAGACCTCCAAGATCATCTATACGAAGCTGATCGCAGATTATCCGAACAGTAGAGAGGCCGGGGTGGCCCGGCAGCGTCTGGAAGGATTGTAA